In the genome of Thermodesulfobacteriota bacterium, one region contains:
- a CDS encoding ATP-binding protein: protein MDKIIKDSNMAIIGGGMVCKSILQLLYSKNLQSQRPNILGVVDIDGNAECLKFAKEKGIYTTSDYKDLFKLKELDLILELTKDENLRQTIKRTKPNGVTLIDHFDAVQVWNFFQLEKEKTKFLKKLYGSRNDFEKIIEVFEQFSDHFEKIITERSNYSKRIRKELVESEQTMSQIVQGSTIPTFVINKDHIITHWNKACEKLTGFPADEMVGTNKQWAPFRSGERPTMADVILDEMNVEDIKRYYGAKWRRSDLLEGAYEAEEFFPNLGENGKWLFFTAAPIKGPAGEMIGAIETLWDKTEEKRSAHIHERHNRELSALCSIYTALNSSLSMEERLSEIFYEIVDYLLVGGVSMFLMKPDGNISLKYSFGIGKDLVVDNRKYSMIHKVFKEGKPAVFEDVTESAKGEIGLFAKQGIGSLVYIPIRAKEKTAYGVLRVVSQRPRRFDPEERDILELIGNRIGAAVENSMLNDQCRRSEEKYRSLFNNDPHPIFILDMKTFEILNVNKRAEEGYGYSRDEFLGMNFLDLGNGTSKEIPNAIAKLPKDKSKLFLKKQHFKKGSVPFFVNINICYAEYGDAYVLLATTTDISESIEKEAQLIQAGKMTTLGTMAAGMAHEINQPLNVIQVCADFFLKMINKGMPINNEDLASMANDISKNVQRASGIIKHMRDFARQSEVIKTKININDPIQDVFKVLGHQLKVHQIKLNLDLDPELPCIMADHNRLEQVFINLVTNAVDAMDKKGEELGDMDWERLLKIKSFAENGQAVITVTDTGTGIPQEIIDKIFEPFFTTKEVGKGTGLGISISYGIIKDYNGTIEIKSEVNKGTTFEIRFPVAE, encoded by the coding sequence ATGGATAAAATAATAAAAGATTCAAACATGGCCATTATTGGAGGAGGGATGGTTTGCAAGTCAATCCTCCAGCTTTTATACAGTAAAAACCTCCAGAGTCAGCGGCCTAACATTCTGGGTGTCGTTGATATAGATGGAAATGCGGAATGTTTGAAATTTGCTAAAGAAAAGGGGATATACACCACCAGCGACTATAAAGACCTGTTCAAGCTTAAAGAACTGGATTTGATTTTGGAACTGACCAAGGATGAAAATCTTCGGCAAACGATTAAAAGGACCAAGCCTAACGGTGTGACATTGATCGATCATTTCGACGCCGTGCAGGTATGGAATTTTTTCCAGCTGGAAAAAGAAAAAACAAAATTTTTAAAAAAACTGTATGGCAGCCGAAATGATTTTGAAAAAATAATCGAAGTATTCGAGCAATTTTCAGACCACTTTGAAAAAATTATCACCGAAAGAAGTAATTATTCCAAAAGGATAAGAAAAGAACTGGTCGAAAGTGAACAAACCATGTCCCAGATCGTACAGGGAAGTACCATACCGACGTTTGTAATCAACAAAGATCATATTATCACCCATTGGAATAAGGCCTGCGAGAAACTCACCGGATTTCCTGCCGATGAAATGGTGGGAACAAACAAACAATGGGCACCTTTTAGATCCGGAGAACGACCGACCATGGCCGATGTGATACTGGATGAAATGAACGTGGAGGACATAAAAAGATATTACGGCGCCAAATGGCGCAGATCGGATTTACTCGAAGGGGCATACGAAGCCGAAGAATTTTTCCCCAACCTTGGAGAAAACGGAAAGTGGCTTTTTTTTACTGCGGCTCCCATAAAAGGGCCTGCCGGAGAGATGATTGGAGCGATTGAGACTCTGTGGGATAAAACCGAGGAAAAAAGGTCGGCACATATCCACGAGCGTCATAACCGGGAACTTTCCGCCCTTTGTTCTATTTATACCGCATTAAATTCTTCTCTGAGCATGGAGGAAAGGCTGAGCGAGATTTTTTATGAGATCGTCGATTATTTATTGGTTGGTGGCGTCTCCATGTTTCTAATGAAACCGGATGGAAATATTTCCCTTAAATATTCTTTCGGAATCGGCAAAGATCTTGTTGTGGATAACAGAAAATACAGCATGATTCATAAAGTATTTAAGGAGGGAAAACCAGCAGTATTTGAAGATGTTACCGAAAGTGCCAAAGGAGAAATCGGACTTTTTGCCAAACAAGGAATAGGATCTTTGGTCTATATTCCCATCCGGGCAAAAGAAAAAACCGCCTATGGTGTTTTGCGTGTGGTCAGCCAGCGCCCAAGAAGGTTCGACCCTGAGGAAAGAGATATTTTAGAACTCATTGGAAACAGGATAGGAGCCGCCGTTGAAAATTCCATGCTTAATGATCAGTGCAGGAGATCGGAGGAAAAGTATAGATCTCTGTTTAACAATGACCCCCATCCTATTTTTATCCTGGACATGAAAACATTTGAAATTCTGAATGTCAATAAAAGAGCCGAAGAAGGATACGGTTACTCAAGAGATGAATTTTTAGGGATGAATTTTTTAGATCTGGGAAATGGAACGAGTAAAGAAATACCCAACGCTATAGCAAAATTACCCAAAGACAAATCAAAACTTTTTTTAAAAAAACAGCATTTTAAAAAAGGAAGTGTCCCATTTTTTGTCAATATAAATATTTGTTATGCGGAATATGGAGATGCGTACGTTCTTTTAGCCACCACCACCGATATTAGCGAAAGCATTGAAAAAGAAGCCCAGTTGATACAGGCCGGCAAAATGACCACGCTGGGAACAATGGCCGCAGGCATGGCCCATGAAATCAATCAACCGCTGAACGTCATCCAGGTCTGTGCCGATTTCTTTTTGAAAATGATAAACAAAGGAATGCCCATCAACAATGAAGATTTAGCATCCATGGCCAATGATATCAGTAAAAATGTACAGCGGGCTTCTGGAATTATAAAACATATGAGAGATTTTGCCAGACAGTCTGAAGTTATCAAAACAAAGATAAATATAAACGATCCCATTCAAGATGTGTTTAAAGTACTGGGCCATCAATTAAAAGTCCATCAGATCAAGCTGAATCTTGATCTTGATCCGGAACTTCCCTGTATTATGGCCGATCATAACCGCCTGGAGCAGGTCTTCATCAACCTGGTGACCAATGCAGTGGATGCCATGGACAAAAAAGGCGAAGAACTGGGCGACATGGACTGGGAAAGGCTGCTGAAAATAAAATCGTTTGCTGAAAACGGTCAGGCTGTTATCACTGTGACTGATACCGGCACCGGTATTCCCCAAGAGATAATAGATAAGATATTCGAGCCATTCTTCACCACTAAAGAAGTGGGCAAGGGGACAGGATTGGGGATCAGTATCAGTTACGGAATTATAAAAGACTATAACGGTACCATTGAAATAAAGAGTGAAGTCAATAAAGGAACCACCTTCGAAATAAGATTTCCGGTCGCTGAATAA